ttttcttatacataaGTGAAATTCCAAGCAAGGAAAATTATATTCCTGATAAATCAAATAAAGATGTGCTtcataaagaaagaaatgtttaggATTGAAGTTTGAATTAAACATATATTGATGTTGCAATAATACAAGTTAGCCAAATGATGACTTTAATAAGATACTCCAACTATGCACTGGCCTACATAACAAACTCCAACTATGCACTGGCCTACATAATAGAGCagcatttatttcttctttttttgtcaGAGTCATGTACTTGTAAATCTCCAGACAGTCCACCACCAGGGCCTGACTGGGTTAAGGGTATTGACTGACCATCACTGTCTGGAATTGTAAGTTTAACATTGTCCGGCGAGGCGGCAGCACCATCCGCTGCTTTCCCATTTTCCTTTGGCTGCAAGCCATCTCCCTGAGGGACAGCAGCTAGGGTGTTCCCAGCAGACTGTGGGGATATCCGCTCCTCCACATCGCCAGGGTAGGTCGGAGAGCTGGGCTGCTTCTCGCTGTCATAGGTTTGACCATCTTGGTCAATGATTTGAACTTTTTTGGCAGAAcgctgtttttgttgttgttgttgttgctgttgttgctgctgctgctgttgaTGCTCCTGTAGAGTTCTCTTTTCTTCCTCATTGAGGTAGAAGTTGTCTCTGATGATAGTGGCTCTCCTCAGGAGATCCTCAGCTTCCCTTGACAACTCACCACCAGGCAGAAATGGGTTGTCTCTGCTTTCTAGACTGTTGAAGAAACAGAAGTATACAAAaattagaattaaaagttaTAATTTGTGTCTTTTGATTGAAAAGAAACTAACAATTGTTCTAACTTTTGCTTTAGTCTTCTAAATGACTTCACTATTAGGATAAAGTCTTGAAGTCTTTGTCATTGAACTTTGTAATAAGACACTAAATTTCTAATAATTCAACCAATAGCAAATGTACACGTTAAGAGAGATCATGAAGTCTGACTACTAAGATGCAGCATTACTTCTTGGAGGGATGCAAATTCttataatcatcttctcttttaatTGCATACTTGTTAGTTGTGTTGATTGCTTAAAATGTTAAGGAGATAAGCACCAGttctattatcttatcttaaagatcacagacattacttcaaaaaaaaaaaagattattatgtcctacgcatttcatgtttcaatctagtcatgcaggttaatcaatgacttaagctctgctaagtcattggttttcatggctgattcaggcaaccaatCCCAATTCACCGGGGAAgtaggagcacttgtacacTTTTTTCTAGCATTtgagaataagaaatgtgccccTATCTTTGTGTCATTAGGTTTGGTTTTTGTAatttatggtttagtgttttatgtattatagctactttactacCCTGAAGTAACATTACAAATGTTCAtttttacaccttttttttttgtactgggATTTATCTTTTTGCACCAATAGCAAACTAAGTTCCCTAAATTTTAACTTAGGTAAATTGTAATTGGCAGTAGCATAAAGAACCAACTATGTTTAGTTTCATTAAGACATTGGTTTGTTACACAACACACTAGGAATGATACAACAGCAAAGCAGATGTGTTAACAGCCAAGCTTCTAGGGCTAGTATCAAACGTTTGCAAGAAAAACGaaaaaagtaaagaagaaaatgtttaaacataTTCATGATATTATTATATGTGAAATGTAATGAAcacttttaaaaactatataatgctgttttgttttaccaaaaataactttttttttattctgattcgAGCCATTTGTCCGTTTGGTACctaaaaacttaaatacttTCTTCCACATTTGGTATCAACAAATGAACCAGTACTCTTTAGTGTAAAGGGTAAAGTAATCGATCATTCAGAAACACGCAGAACATAAACGCGTGCTTAATATAACACTAACAAAGACAAACCATTTATAACTATTTTTGGTTTCCTGGAGCTGTAGGAATTCTTTGGGAGGTTTGTATGAATGGACAAAGCGAAGAGATGGGAAAGAGAGACGTGCTCCAGTGAAAGCCTTACAGAAAGAAATAGTCGAGAAGTGAGAGGTGGCTCTGTCGCGTGCAAGCATTTTGTGGAAGGAAGAAGATAAAACTGATGTCAAAAATAGGATGTCTAATTGATCTCTTAAGTTCCTTTGAAGCACATGTTAATGT
The DNA window shown above is from Biomphalaria glabrata chromosome 5, xgBioGlab47.1, whole genome shotgun sequence and carries:
- the LOC106060855 gene encoding serine/threonine-protein kinase phg2-like isoform X4 gives rise to the protein MSGQKKVSFGSKNSLVETWIIEDSALTHQRRGDVREIGYDFYDDTMTSSTDVMVASNKTPNHKPPTRHVTIGDSTVVIVTPRQTPDTPDSEGGRHSLGHTAVSAPPGAHLGGSSVGAAGGSSYHQHCAHSAVYTPLRITKVSAASRPNPRQLSPRVHQIRPKKEEYYDVIHPEPKDQTLESRDNPFLPGGELSREAEDLLRRATIIRDNFYLNEEEKRTLQEHQQQQQQQQQQQQQQKQRSAKKVQIIDQDGQTYDSEKQPSSPTYPGDVEERISPQSAGNTLAAVPQGDGLQPKENGKAADGAAASPDNVKLTIPDSDGQSIPLTQSGPGGGLSGDLQVHDSDKKRRNKCCSIM